TGTACTTTAACAGGTTCAGGGATTCCGTGTTACGTGTTATATAAGTGGACACCTGATTAGTGCTAATCACAggatcctagttttgagaatCTTACATCTCACAGTGTCACTCAGCTGAGCCACTggtgttctgttggaattcttatgtATAACCTCTGGTTACCATCCCTACATCAGAATCTATCTttcttctgcacttgggttccgaCATTGGCAGTGCACATCACACAAGAATTTATTGTAAACTTCAAAcatgaactttttttaaaaatcttccccTGTGTGGCTACAGTGGTACAGAATCAGAATATCCAACATCCATTGAATAATtttgttaataactcatctccttctaccttaggccatgaacttatcattcacccctgctgtgggcactttctggaggtatgctccacaaccgctggacgaagtgtgtaaatgtaggaggggaccacgttgaaaaataaatgtgctaggttttccaaaATCGACTCtttctatcttaggccatgaacttatcaatcacccctcgtatttcatATTCTTTAATGACACAGAATTTGGCTTTTTGACTCTGCCAGCTTTTACAGCATTCCTGTCAATCACATTCCCCCACTTATTTTCCGGTAACATTCTCCCTCGTGACTGTTCACTGCTTCACACCAACCTGGCATTTTCCTATCATCGCTCATCCACACTAGgggcagttcacagcagccagtTATTTTACCCTTTTATCTACCAATGAAGTAAATTCCAATGTTTAGTGCAACATGATTTTACATACAGGGTGGCCAATACTctacacaaaactccaagtgcagtctcaccaacaaCTTATACATTGAGTCCCAACTCCTGTGTTCAGCGCCCTGACTGATGAATGACAGTGTGCTCAATGCCCTTTTCACCACACTGCCTATTAGAGTTGCTGTTTTCAAACAACTAAGGACTCGTACTCTAAGGCTCCTCcgttccattacactccctagtGCCCCACCGTTCATAGTATAAGTTCAATGCTTGTTTGACCTTCAAAGCTGCATCACTTCACATTTActtgtattgaaatccatttggcACTCCTTAATTTTTATTAAGCAGGACTGATACTACTAACATGCTGCTGCATAAAACTACTAATTTCACAAGATGTCTCAACAATACAAATAATTCTGATCTTAACTGATTCCCCCAAAATTAGCCCTGCTCCAGTTTAGGACCCTAACCTGTGGACctgtcctatccttttccatcactATCTGAAGACAATAGGAATTATGGTGAACAAAGCCAAACTGCCCCTTGACTAACACTTCAGTTACTTGCTCTGCCTCGTTCCTTAAGTGTATTTCCAGCACTGCACCCACCCAATTAGGGCCCTCTACATATTGACTTAGAAATCTTTCTTCGACTCTTTTCATGAATTCCACCCCATCCAGGCCTTTAACACTTTGGGTAGTTCAGTGAACATTGGAAAAATTCAGATGTCCCACTAGTGCAACCACTTATTCTTACAACTACTAACAATTTCTCCAGCCAGCTGCTCAAGTGCCCAGTGACTATTGGGAGATCTATAACATGCCCCCACTCGAGTGACCCACCTTTTTTTGTTTCTAAGCTGTAAAAGAGTAGTGCTTATTtcagttttatattttaaaaagccAGACGAATTATACTAACCTGGAAGGAAAGCAGTCAGGTATTCAAACCACTGGCGTATTGTAGAATCTCCAAGCAGATACACTTTTTTCCCACGAAGGCACTTTGTAATTATTGCAGGAGTGTCAAACTGACGAATATTACAGGTCGTTGATGTCCACTGGTTCTTAAAATAAAAGCCAGACGGAGATACCATTGGCTTCCCCCAAACACATTCACCGAGATCTGTAGCTGAACGTAAAGACAGAAAGAAACATGCGGCGGGAAACACTGTATCTTAGGCTATCAGTATATTCTTGAGTGATGAGCTGGAAATTCCATAAAAAAGGAGTTACACTGAGGGAAAGAGTATTATAATCCAAGCAAGATAATAATTGTGTCAATAAATTCAGCAATAGGTCATCTGGATAATGAAGACCCTCTTAAGATTCTTGTCAGGGCTGGAGTAACCTGGGAGAGTGGTGGCATGAAAGATCTCTGTGGCTTATGATCCATCTATTGTTTTATATCCAAATGAGTTCAGCTTTTTGTCCATGTCAATTTCATTTCTTCAGAGAGGGTGGAAGGAAAGGAAGTTACCAATTTTAGGTAACCCCTGCCCCGTGTTCCTTTTGCACTACCACCAATCCACACCCTCCCTTGGTTtgttctccttttccattcctacAGCCTTTGTTACCTAAACTCATTATCCTGCCCcatcactccatctgcccattctgCGCATACCTATCCACCTGGATTCCTTCCCCCCTTTTTCACCTTTCATATCCCTTCCCCCAaatggttccatctgctcattacCCATCCCTTATCTGGTTCCATCTACAACCTACCAGCCTCGGTCTCTACCGTCCCCTCTCCCACCTGGCCCCACCTGCTAtattttcctttttcttatttTTCCACCTATCTCCAATCAGCACCGGTCTCAACATTTCTAACCCCTACTTGATTCTGTTTGCCCAGATGCTTAAGATTGCTAATGATTACCTCAGCCACTCATCATCTAGCCCTATCAAATGCCTGTTAACCTCTATCTCACCACTCCCTCTTtcctttttatactggctatctaccCTCTACTTTTAGCCCTGTAGAGCCTCAATCCAAATCTCTTTTGCCTACAGAGATGCTGCCCATAGTTTGATAATAGAATTCCTGACAGTTTTTAAGGAATCGAATAGAAACTTGAAGAGTTGTTTATTCAAAAACTGTCCCCAGATGTCTCAATCAATAACACTAATTCTCTATTAACTGCAATACAATATCTGCATTAAAGGAGATTGTATACCACTTCACAGACCAACACCAGCATTTATTTATGAAATTTTACTTTCTGAATAATGAGAATATGAAGATGCTTAAGATTGTTAGTAATTATTTCACCTATAATTTCCACATCGTAACAGTGATTAGTAGCTAGTTGACCATTGTTTTTAACTCACAGCTTTTCCACTAAAAAAGTCACCAATTTTATTTATTGCTGCTGTCTCTGTGGAATCTGGCAGAGATGCTCAGGCTAGGCTAATGTTTGATGATGGTCCAACGTCACCAATTGATGCACTAGTCTAGGAGTGAGGGGTTAGTCCCAGAGAGGCAATTTGactttaaattatattttaaaaaatctattaaaATAACAAAAATACACCTTGGTCATGATATCTCCTGTATAACAAACGATCACTAATTGGGTGGAAATTAACAAATACATTCAGTGTAAAATTCTGGATCAATATTAACCCAACAAAACTGTACATTTTGCTGAATAAATTCTAATTTTAAAAGAATGCATAGTTGATGTTCATCTAATTCAAGAAAGAACTATGTGcattaaattatattttatttgaaAAATCTGCAATATTTATGTCAACAACTGCTCCACTATTCTATTTATATTTCCTCTAAATACAGTTTATTAGTTTTGATTATAAATGATCTTACTTTGTCGTGGGGACGGCTTCACGATTACATGACCAATGCCACAGGGTAATATGGGTCTCTTGATATTGACTCCACTGCAAATGACAATACCATAGATTAAGTCACATGCTCAACTTAAAACATTCAGGAGACAGTTCGAAGAAGGTCCTTAACTATTCCATTTCTCCAACCTAGCCCAATACAAATAATATAGCTTCCAGAACTTTGGCATTGAATATAATCTTTTTAATAGTATGATTAATAGAACTCAACAAACCCAGCTTCCCCAACATTGAATGATATTTCTAATGAAGCTTTTCACAGTATCAAACTCTGTAACTAACAACCAATACATTAGGCTTGAGGATGGTCAGTGCAGTGGCATTGTTCCAAGCAGATTATTCACATCCATTTGGTTGATAACAATCAAAGGAACTCCCTAACATCACcagcatgttgtgaaatttataaactccctctgcaactggactcTTCAGTTCTTTACTTGAGAGACCACTATTATTAGAGGAATCTCATCTccccctcactgacaatcaacacaggctcTCCTCAACTGCTTCACGCTTAGCCCCTTTTCTTCTCTCTATAcctgagcacagctccaaagtGATCTACGCTTTGTAGATGACCCCATTGGAAATTGGTGAACTGAGGATGGGTGAAAAATGATGGGCAGCTAGGGTCAAGTAGTGGAGATGAACGGGATGGAGGACTGATAGATGCTTATCACCTTCCATTCAACCAATTGCCTCAGAAGCCTTTCTCACCACTCCCTTTAACTTTACGCTGGCCATCTTTCCTCTCCCACCTCAGTCCTAATGTAGGCTTTCGATCTGAAACATTGTGAAAGGTAGTTTTTTATACGCAGAGAGTAGTAAGTGTATGGAGGGCTTATATATGAGGTATGAGAGTAGGGTTAAGTTGATCTtggggtaggttaaaaggttaaaagatcggcacaacatcacaggtcgaagggcctgtactatggtgtattgctctatgttctgtgttccaacATAATTTCCTCTGCTAGGACTGGGTGTACTTGGAGAAATCCCACTTCCTCTCTTATTGTCCTTTCACCAGttctttttcagatatttatcaACTCTCCCCCAATTTTCCTACCAACATAGGGATAACTTATAGTATGTAATTAAACCTACTGACCAGCACctttttggaatgtaggaggaaacttcGATGAAACTCTTGAAACATCTTAAATTAATTACAACTccaaaataaagaaacaaaataaattgaaattGAGAAGCAACAAGCtgcaaatagacaataggtgcagaagaagaccattcagcccttcaagcctgcacggccattttgagatcatggccaaTGTTGGATGTAAAACCAGAAAATACTGTGAATACCAATAACATAATGTATAAATGAAAATGTACGAAACACACTGTTTCTCTTCTCCAATTAAAACATCCTTTATATATCCTCCTATAACATGACTGATATGAGAAGAACAGGGCAGCAAAAACAGACTGCATACTGTAGTCTCAGAAACATCCCCAGCTTTGAAAATGCTTTTCAAATACACTCTATCTGGCTATGTTTCAGTATTTGGATCTCTTCTCTCAGATGAACCACCCTAACACTCCTTCAAATGGTCTTTTACCAAATTTATGATTTTTTGGTGTTTATTTGATTTGACATTAGTGCAAAATGTCGCTCCAGCACAATCCAATTTGTAGACATTCAATTACAAAGTTATCAACAGAATAAGAAAACTACACAGATATACCTTCTATTCAACAGATATATGTTGGTTCTAGCATaaaccactctggtatatgtaATTGAATGTCTTTAGGGAACATCAATAATGCACTACCTGGCATTTTGAAGCATTTGAACTCTAAAGCAAGTCACTGTGCCAAAACGGTTTGCAGGCACGTCATGGTGTTGtttacagctgacatttcagcaTTGGAATATCAGCTGGAAACTACAACATGAAATAGCTGCAAGTCCATACTGCTTCATACCTCACAAACATACAACAATCTTGCTGCAGTCTTGCTAAATCAAGAAACAAAGTTTAATATAATAGAAATAATGTCAATAACGTACATTTGGAAATATCTGAGGTCTTCCCCCGCCAAAAGCAGCTTCACATATCCTGCTTTTCCATAGCTGACATCAGAAGAGCAGGGAAGATTCTTTGGTTTGTAGCAGACCCACGGCTCCCCAGTGTTATGATAAGTAAAGTTACAAAGTGGTTTAGTTTGAGGTAAAAATACATTGCATATCGTAGCCTCTGAAGAAGCCCCATATTTGAAGGTGCTTGTCAAATATATTCTAAATGGCTGTTCTTCACGAAGTCTCCAAAGTACTTGGATCCCTTCACTGGGATGAACCAAAGAAACAGACACGTGGACTTCTCCTGGCCAGAATAAGGTAAAATTGATGTGATAAGTTCCATTTTGGAGATCTATAACCGTTCCTGCTGAACCGGTTTTCAACTCTGGAGTGTGGATCCGGGCTTGGAGATAGTCACCCCCGTATTGCTTTGGTTTGCCTTCAAAATCGTACATACGCACCATCACCTGTAACTGATCTCCCACATAGAaagtctttccagaatttaaaatAACAAAGCAAGTATGTGATGGGTCACTGCTTTTCTGAAAGGGAACTTCAGCATTGGGAGGCTTTGGCCATTCAATCAGTTTCATCAAGGCTGAACCCTCCAATCTTTCTTCAGGAGTGAAGCTGTGATACTGATAGCCAATCTTCACCAGCCTGTGTACCCAATTGATCTCCTCCGTTTTCCCTTCCTGCTGTGTTGTGGAATTACTTTTCGGAGCTGGATTTTTGGGCTTTCCTCTGGAAGTTGAAAATTGCTCGAACTACGGAAAGCAACAACATTAATGAATATACATTTTAACATCATCACACCCACATTTTTTCATGTTCATTATCAAGTCGAGAATCATTAGAAAACATAGTTCTAATCACAGAATTATCACCTAGCGTTCACAGCATTATACATGCCCTCAGAGGCCACCTCATTAGGTACACATGTTCACCTTGTTAATGCAGATATCGAATCAGCCAAGcctgtggcagcagttcaatacataaaagcatctTAACAGAGTTCAGAGATCCagggttcagaccaaacattggaatggagaagaaatacgatctaagtgactttgacagttgGTGTGAGACAGGATTGCTTGAGTATCtccgaaactgctgatctccttggattttcataCAGAAcgctctctagagtttacagagaatggtgtaaaaggCAACCAaacaaatccagtgagtggcaattctgtgggcaagcacaccttgttaattagagaggtcagaggagaatggccagattggttcaagctgacaggaaggtgacaatacccgtgcattacaacagtgatgtacaaaagagcatctctgtgtggaaaacacaTCAAGCCTTGAAGTgtatgggctgcagcagcagcagATTATAAAAATACACTCACACTTCtcatacctaataaaatggccactgagtgaatactTCAGTGACACTTTctagcatgatatctaaaaccaAGAGATAAACTAAATTGATAAAAATGCTTACAATTAACTCCTATACAATGAGTTTATCCAACCCATAaagatcctgcaccttctgatcctatgtcacctttttctaatgatttaatatcatttcttaccaataaagctatgccaccccctctgcctacccttCTGAtgcaccgtgtatccttggacgttcagctcccaaagacatgcatcctttagccacatctcagtgatggccacaatatcatacctgtcaatctgtaGCTCtatgacaagatcatccaccttattccttatgttgCGTGCATTTAAgcataacaccttaagtccagtatttggtactttttgctttgattgcactgcaactttattgcCCTGCAACTCATCCccatggctgcaaatttgccccatcacctgcctgtccttcctgacatctttactgctcactatcttagatttatttctgttttccctctcttccgctctatcattctggttcccatccccctgccaaattagtttaaaccctccctaacagctctattaaaccttcccaccaggatattggtccccctcgggttcaggtgtaacctgccctttttgaacaggtcatacttcccccagaagagatcccaatgatccaatgaTTCATCTGCCTGATACTTCTATTCTTGCCTTCAcaagcacgtggcacaggtagcaatcctacGATTACTACCCTGATGGTCCTGctcctcagcttccttcctaactcctggaaatctctcttcgggacttcctccttttcctatctatgccattggtaccaacatgtaccaagacagctgacTGCTCACCATCtctcttcagaatattctggacccgatccaagacatcccataccctggcacctgggaggcaacacgccAGGCaagtatctctatcaggctcacagaatctcctgtctgttcccctgactaatgaagtgaAAACAGAGTTATTCTCACTGCTGAACATTGTTCAAAGATTCTGTTAGATCAGCCTATGCAGCAAAGTGGGATTGTCCACTGTGCCCCACTACAGGTCAGGTGAACTGTTAATGCTCCCTGTCAGTGCTGAACAGAACGCTTTGTCAGGGCATGCAGAGCACCCGTGGACAGCAGTACGATTTGTATCCATAATGGCTCTAATTAAAGAAGCAAGTTCCAACCGTAGAGATTGCTAAACTCCATTTCTGCCGAAAACT
The Hemitrygon akajei chromosome 5, sHemAka1.3, whole genome shotgun sequence DNA segment above includes these coding regions:
- the LOC140727637 gene encoding NXPE family member 3-like isoform X1, which produces MHGSSRLADMEEQPKFKNGYIQRSLFVFLMLLTLTLVFLTLQNTKFEQFSTSRGKPKNPAPKSNSTTQQEGKTEEINWVHRLVKIGYQYHSFTPEERLEGSALMKLIEWPKPPNAEVPFQKSSDPSHTCFVILNSGKTFYVGDQLQVMVRMYDFEGKPKQYGGDYLQARIHTPELKTGSAGTVIDLQNGTYHINFTLFWPGEVHVSVSLVHPSEGIQVLWRLREEQPFRIYLTSTFKYGASSEATICNVFLPQTKPLCNFTYHNTGEPWVCYKPKNLPCSSDVSYGKAGYVKLLLAGEDLRYFQIGVNIKRPILPCGIGHVIVKPSPRQTTDLGECVWGKPMVSPSGFYFKNQWTSTTCNIRQFDTPAIITKCLRGKKVYLLGDSTIRQWFEYLTAFLPDLRKFNLGNRTKVGLLCALDKENNIMLEHHAHGPPMQFRSLSSHHLYYISKTLDEIEERENIVIAITLCAHFNTFPVDVYIRRLQYIRRSILQLLSRNPDTVIVIKTGNVREPKAGYILNYNDWFSYQLDVLMRRIFAHMNVAFVNAWEMTVAHYLPHNIHPQQIIIKNEIDVFLSYVCPSDKE
- the LOC140727637 gene encoding NXPE family member 3-like isoform X2, which produces MKLIEWPKPPNAEVPFQKSSDPSHTCFVILNSGKTFYVGDQLQVMVRMYDFEGKPKQYGGDYLQARIHTPELKTGSAGTVIDLQNGTYHINFTLFWPGEVHVSVSLVHPSEGIQVLWRLREEQPFRIYLTSTFKYGASSEATICNVFLPQTKPLCNFTYHNTGEPWVCYKPKNLPCSSDVSYGKAGYVKLLLAGEDLRYFQIGVNIKRPILPCGIGHVIVKPSPRQTTDLGECVWGKPMVSPSGFYFKNQWTSTTCNIRQFDTPAIITKCLRGKKVYLLGDSTIRQWFEYLTAFLPDLRKFNLGNRTKVGLLCALDKENNIMLEHHAHGPPMQFRSLSSHHLYYISKTLDEIEERENIVIAITLCAHFNTFPVDVYIRRLQYIRRSILQLLSRNPDTVIVIKTGNVREPKAGYILNYNDWFSYQLDVLMRRIFAHMNVAFVNAWEMTVAHYLPHNIHPQQIIIKNEIDVFLSYVCPSDKE